One window from the genome of Hoplias malabaricus isolate fHopMal1 chromosome X2, fHopMal1.hap1, whole genome shotgun sequence encodes:
- the LOC136676954 gene encoding CCR4-NOT transcription complex subunit 9 gives MKEVSVILAEKDNPRLQKGEIQPSDRMLATGAAVSTALAQVDREKIYQWINELSSPETRENALLELSKKRESVTDLAPMLWHSCGTIAALLQEIVNIYPSINPPTLTAHQSNRVCNALALLQCVASHVETRSAFLAAHIPLFLYPFLHTVSKTRPFEYLRLTSLGVIGALVKTDEQEVINFLLTTEIIPLCLRIMESGSELSKTVATFILQKILLDDTGLAYICQTYERFSHVAMILGKMVLQLSKEPSARLLKHVVRCYLRLSDNSRAREALRQCLPDQLKDTTFAQVLKDDTTTKRWLAQLVKNLQEGQVTDPRGIPLPSQ, from the exons ATGAAGGAAGTTTCAGTAATTTTGGCAGAGAAGGATAATCCACGGCTCCAGAAAGGTGAAATACAGCCCTCTGACAGAATGCTGGCCACGGGAGCG gctGTAAGTACTGCGCTGGCACAGGTGGACAGAGAGAAGATTTATCAGTGGATCAATGAGCTCTCAAGCCCTGAGACGAGGGAGAATGCACTGCTGGAACTCAGTAAGAAACGAGAATCTGTGACTGATCTGGCTCCAATGCTCTGGCACTCGTGTGGAACTATTGCTGCACTCCTTCAG gaAATAGTGAATATTTATCCCTCAATTAACCCCCCCACGCTGACGGCCCACCAGTCAAACAGAGTGTGTAATGCCTTGGCATTGCTGCAGTGTGTGGCCTCACATGTCGAGACACG CTCTGCATTTCTGGCAGCCCACATTCCACTATTCCTTTACCCATTTCTGCACACGGTCAGTAAAACGAGACCATTCGAGTACCTCCGTCTCACCAGCCTTGGAGTCATTG GAGCATTGGTCAAAACAGATGAGCAAGAAGTGATTAACTTCTTGTTGACAACAGAGATCATCCCGCTGTGTTTGCGCATCATGGAGTCTGGCAGTGAACTCTCCAAGACG GTTGCTACGTTTATTTTGCAGAAAATCTTACTGGATGACACGGGCCTGGCCTACATCTGTCAAACCTATGAACGATTCTCTCATGTAGCCATGATCCTG GGGAAGATGGTACTGCAGCTTTCTAAAGAACCTTCTGCACGGCTGTTGAAGCACGTTGTACGCTGTTATTTACGCCTCTCCGACAACTCCAG AGCGAGAGAGGCTCTCCGTCAGTGTTTACCTGACCAGTTAAAAGACACAACCTTTGCTCAGGTGTTGAAGGATGACACCACCACCAAGCGCTGGCTCGCTCAACTGGTCAAAAATCTGCAGGAGGGACAGGTAACGGACCCCAGAGGAATCCCCCTGCCTTcgcaataa